Within Garra rufa chromosome 9, GarRuf1.0, whole genome shotgun sequence, the genomic segment ttttatatttaatactgacctgaataagatatttcacatgtgaTATAATGTGTTTCacattgttcatgagtctcttgttccgaaaaatccttcagatccttcgatttttcagcattttttgtgtatttgaatgcaacaatgactgtatgattttgagatccatcttttttacactgaggacaactgagggactcatatgcaactattacagaaggttcaaatgctcactgatgcttcagaaggaaacacgataaattaagagccgggggtgaaaacttttgaacagaatgaagatgtgtacatttttcttattttgcctaaatatctttttttttttcatttagtactgcccttcagaagctacagaagatacctacatgttcctcagaagacaaaataagttaaatttacccaaaAGTTTTCAGCCCCCAGTTCTTAAtatattgtgtttccttctgaagcatcatattgtttgaactttttgtaatagttgcatatgagtacctcagttgttctcaatgtgaaaagatggatctcaaaatcatacagtcattgttggaaagggttcaaatgcacaaacatgctgaaaaaccaaagaatttatggcaCCTGAAGGacatttctgaagaacaacaggcagtttaattgttcaggacaaacaagggacacatggacaactatcactaaacaaaaacacagctgtggataattcaggtaacaacacagtagtaagaatcaagtgtatgtaaactattgaacggggtcagttttttaaattcaactattatttcctctgtggactatatgtaaacgtctcttacatgaaatgtcttattcttatgtgctaataaaaataaaaaacatgcatttgatCCCTCTTATGTTGGTAAGCTCGTAATACTGATCTCATGAGGTACTTTGAAACATCACAAATTCATCATTTGAGCACAAAGAGTAAAAGAGATTACTGCTGAACTTTGATTCAATCACTTCAGCGTCAGTTAAAGCCTAAAGGTTCAGTGTGTGTGGATGATTTCATCAGCACAGGTCACCCTTTGAACTTGTCCTGGGACTATATAAACCCACAGCTCTTTGGAGAACACATCATTGGCTCTAAGAACCCTTAGAAGCAAGGTAAGATTACAGCTTCATTGCATATATAATCATGTCAAACTCTGCTGTTGATTCTTAATGGGAATTTATGAGGGTATGACTAGAAACTGAAATTAATTATTGTCTCTTTCTGTTCAGGCAACTCTCGCCCAATCTGCAACCATGAAATTCTCCCTCATCGCCGCCCTTGTTGTTGCTCTGGCCATTGGTGAGGCTTTAAACTGCATTAACTTGTGATTGTGTGTATGGTAACTCAGTTTAAGGGTTAAATTACATAAACTAGCACAATGCATGCAGTGGGTCTTTTATAAGTACTTAACATAGCAGAATCGTTCACCTGATTTAGCTTGAGTGGCTGAGTGTAAAGACGCAAGACTGTATATTGATCAAACATTTCTGTTTATGTTCCAGGCTCTGAGTCAGCATCTCTGGTCAAGAGAGACGCTCCTGCCGAACTGGAGAAGATCGCCAAGTACTTCCAGGATCTTGTAGACAACCTGAAGAACGTTGAAGGCCCTGAGCTGGCCAACAAGGCAAAGTAAGTCCATCATCATCGTCATACTTTGTGGTTAAATCTTCATCTCAGCTGTGAACTTGAATGATCAACacaattattatacattttattaatgaatTCTCTTTGGTTTGTGTTGCAGCGCTTACTTTGAGCAGAGCAGAGCCCAGTTCCAGCCCATGGTTGAGAAGCTCCAGGAGCAGCTGAAGCCCCTCTCCGGCAACATTGAAGACCACATCAAGCCTCTGGCTGAATCCGTTCAGGCTCAGGTCGCTCCCCTGGCCGGCATGGTCCAGACCCACGTTGAAGATGTCCTCAAGTTCGTGGCTGACCAGACCAAAGCCATCCTGCCTCCTCAGTAAAACCATAGGAATCACTATTAGTTCTTTTCCATTGTGACGCAATCTCTTCATATGTATGCTGGTATGTTTGAAATAATAAAACGTTTTTTAAACTGAAAAATCACTTTCTACTGGATGGTTATTCAGTTGTCTTACATTGTCAGGAAACGAGAACTTTGAACACTTTTTACTAGATATTTAAACATATTTCCAACACTTTTTTTTGAAAGGCTGTACATTTTAAGTAAAATAGCTACAGTGGGTGATGATTTGAGGGTCTACGAATTTGTAACTCTTTTGTTAACAAATAAGACCTAACTGATcatcagagctgggtagattgaTTAAAAATTGtatccgttactgattccaaattacatgacaataactggagttagtaacgtaatccgttacattacacattttaggtaatactTTTAGATGACTTTTGACCTAAttcgtttatcacattgatttaaataggataatattgtaccatattgacatacaaagagtaagaaaagATATTCCGTTCATTGTTATTAACAACGTGAAgcgcattaaacattatattacatcaaggtttcccaaactagtGTGTGTTAAGGAACTGCAGTGGGTTTATGAGTTTattga encodes:
- the LOC141343393 gene encoding apolipoprotein A-II-like; this encodes MKFSLIAALVVALAIGSESASLVKRDAPAELEKIAKYFQDLVDNLKNVEGPELANKANAYFEQSRAQFQPMVEKLQEQLKPLSGNIEDHIKPLAESVQAQVAPLAGMVQTHVEDVLKFVADQTKAILPPQ